In Deltaproteobacteria bacterium, a single genomic region encodes these proteins:
- a CDS encoding aldehyde ferredoxin oxidoreductase: MRKILRVDLAHQQYRYEDIPPLYANLGGRALISKIISEEVAGTADALGKDNKLVFAAGILAGTVAPNNGRLSVGAKSPLTNGIKEANAGGAAAQMLARLGIQGIVVEGVSNDLIMLKVTKDGVIFMPAVSFKGMGNYALIEKLKTDYGDGVTVISIGPGGESLMKAASVAVTSSDFKIRMAARGGLGAVMGSKNLKVLIIDDTGAAGVEVADAAKLKEAAGNLSKGILTHPLMEGLKQLGTPLLVNMINGAGALPTKNYSLGQ; this comes from the coding sequence ATGAGAAAAATACTTCGGGTTGATTTGGCGCACCAGCAGTATCGGTATGAGGACATACCACCGCTCTATGCGAACCTTGGCGGGCGGGCTCTTATATCGAAGATTATCAGCGAAGAGGTGGCTGGCACCGCTGATGCCTTGGGAAAAGATAATAAGCTTGTCTTTGCCGCAGGCATCCTTGCCGGCACCGTTGCACCTAATAACGGTCGTCTCTCTGTCGGGGCAAAGAGCCCACTGACCAACGGTATAAAGGAAGCCAACGCAGGAGGGGCTGCTGCCCAGATGCTTGCGAGGCTTGGTATCCAAGGAATTGTCGTCGAAGGGGTTTCGAATGACCTAATAATGCTGAAGGTCACCAAGGATGGCGTGATCTTCATGCCCGCTGTGAGCTTCAAGGGTATGGGGAATTACGCCTTGATCGAAAAGCTAAAAACCGACTATGGCGACGGAGTAACTGTTATCAGTATCGGCCCCGGTGGTGAGAGCCTCATGAAGGCTGCCTCCGTAGCGGTCACATCATCCGACTTCAAGATCAGGATGGCTGCACGCGGTGGACTCGGGGCAGTTATGGGCTCCAAGAATCTGAAAGTCCTTATCATCGATGATACTGGCGCAGCGGGTGTCGAGGTAGCTGATGCGGCGAAACTGAAAGAAGCAGCCGGTAACCTCTCGAAAGGCATCCTCACCCATCCACTCATGGAAGGACTGAAGCAGTTGGGCACCCCGCTGCTGGTCAATATGATTAATGGGGCTGGCGCACTTCCGACAAAAAATTACTCCCTGGGCCAA
- a CDS encoding VOC family protein: MTDKQELKETLKLGTVAQVGCVVRNVSETIRNYEEIIGIGPFMTLDFKPEKGFIKGRRSDDMVLKIGIAQLTPELSLELIEVVTGDPYHKDFLEKHGEGVQHLGFITYDYDGVLARAEKLNIPVLMWAETDVPGMGHVRAAYLDTYEKVGVLFEVIEVTPP, from the coding sequence ATGACGGATAAACAAGAGCTTAAAGAAACATTAAAACTCGGAACAGTGGCCCAGGTCGGCTGTGTAGTCCGGAACGTTTCCGAGACTATCAGGAACTATGAAGAGATTATCGGTATCGGACCTTTTATGACCTTAGACTTTAAGCCGGAAAAGGGCTTTATCAAGGGGCGCAGAAGCGATGATATGGTCTTGAAGATCGGTATCGCCCAATTAACGCCGGAGTTATCTCTGGAACTCATAGAGGTTGTAACGGGCGATCCCTACCATAAAGACTTTCTTGAAAAACACGGTGAAGGCGTTCAGCATCTCGGTTTCATCACTTATGACTACGATGGTGTCTTAGCAAGAGCAGAGAAACTAAATATTCCTGTGCTCATGTGGGCAGAGACGGATGTCCCCGGAATGGGTCATGTCCGTGCAGCATATCTCGATACATACGAAAAAGTGGGCGTCCTCTTCGAAGTCATAGAAGTTACGCCACCATAA
- a CDS encoding CocE/NonD family hydrolase, producing MANNKADKPVVPTLILLVLSLFLLLINGSLLRASDEGTGKVSTPFEYKGYSFPVYRNYTRSSQYVSMFDGTKIATDVYLPKEGPGNASFPVLLAYHPYYRMNIDPENGQLKNQVMAPEGFIKYFTSHGYGIVVADMRGSGASFGSRLDMSPQLGMDGKQIIDWIETQPWCNGNVGMYGASYGGWSQFAVAAQKPRALKAIMPEIIGFDSFECGLYYCGGIFSSRFLEMLGGVFHLYDMAVYLPETRGTPQPKLPPAPVVDEDGDGDLADEIPLYNSEKSFLNSPPVYRDGKKRQGIYYNAIKEHLSNLDIRKWVPASPYRNSRIAGTRYAWTDIGPNDWPMKIAESGIAIYNMGGWFDFFTKGTTQWHATLNATNPSRMMMQPLTHNAVDIGTDPGPVPYPKYFGDDVEAFISGKMKERLRFFDRYLKGIRNGIDDDQRVLIYVMNGGGWRSEKEWPLARQVVIPYYFEKGNSLVRTTMSDGLDLFRADLTHDTRSGPQGNSRWMAGWQGDEILKGVCKEPQCLSYTSEFLKVDTEVTGHPIVRLWVSSTANDGDFYVYLEDIDEKGESSYITEGKLRAGFAKLVPQEEMLPPGKRLPVLPELPYHGFRDTDYNGGIFAGGKKVELVLDLQPTSWVFKKGHRMRVSIACADWPTYDLHPALSPKNDPKDPENIIPAITVYHDAQHPSRIELPIIPPER from the coding sequence ATGGCAAATAATAAGGCAGACAAACCAGTAGTGCCCACGCTCATATTACTTGTTTTATCCTTGTTCTTGCTCCTAATCAATGGATCCCTTCTGCGGGCATCCGACGAGGGCACCGGAAAGGTAAGCACACCCTTCGAATATAAGGGGTATTCGTTTCCGGTCTATAGGAATTACACAAGATCATCCCAGTATGTGTCTATGTTTGATGGCACCAAGATTGCCACGGATGTCTATCTGCCGAAGGAAGGACCAGGCAATGCCTCGTTTCCCGTGTTGTTAGCGTACCACCCGTATTATCGGATGAACATTGATCCCGAAAATGGTCAACTCAAGAATCAAGTGATGGCTCCGGAGGGGTTCATCAAGTATTTTACGTCCCATGGATATGGAATAGTTGTTGCCGATATGCGCGGGAGCGGTGCCTCATTTGGCTCCCGTCTTGACATGAGCCCACAGCTCGGGATGGACGGCAAACAGATCATAGACTGGATCGAGACGCAACCATGGTGCAATGGGAATGTGGGTATGTACGGGGCATCCTATGGAGGGTGGTCCCAATTTGCCGTCGCTGCACAAAAGCCGAGAGCCCTTAAGGCTATCATGCCGGAAATAATCGGCTTTGATTCCTTTGAGTGTGGCCTGTATTACTGTGGAGGTATATTCAGCAGCAGGTTCCTTGAAATGCTGGGCGGGGTGTTTCACCTTTACGACATGGCAGTATACCTTCCAGAGACCAGGGGAACCCCGCAACCAAAGTTGCCACCCGCACCGGTGGTTGATGAAGACGGGGACGGTGACCTTGCCGACGAGATACCTCTCTATAATTCCGAAAAGTCTTTCTTGAATAGCCCCCCAGTGTACCGTGACGGAAAGAAACGCCAGGGTATTTACTACAACGCCATAAAAGAACATCTCAGCAATCTTGATATAAGAAAATGGGTTCCAGCCTCGCCATATAGGAATTCCCGCATCGCGGGCACTAGGTACGCCTGGACGGACATCGGGCCAAATGATTGGCCTATGAAGATTGCCGAGTCCGGCATCGCAATATACAACATGGGCGGCTGGTTTGATTTTTTTACCAAGGGGACTACACAGTGGCATGCCACATTGAATGCAACAAATCCCTCGCGGATGATGATGCAACCGCTCACTCATAATGCCGTAGACATCGGTACAGATCCAGGACCCGTGCCATACCCAAAATATTTCGGAGATGATGTAGAAGCCTTCATTAGCGGGAAAATGAAGGAACGGCTTCGGTTTTTCGACCGGTACCTGAAGGGAATCAGGAATGGGATTGATGATGATCAACGGGTGCTTATCTATGTAATGAACGGAGGCGGCTGGCGATCTGAGAAGGAGTGGCCTCTTGCAAGGCAGGTGGTGATCCCCTACTATTTTGAAAAAGGAAATAGTCTTGTCAGAACAACAATGAGCGATGGGTTAGACCTGTTCAGGGCTGATTTGACTCATGATACACGGTCAGGCCCCCAAGGAAACAGCAGGTGGATGGCAGGGTGGCAGGGTGATGAAATACTGAAAGGAGTGTGCAAAGAACCACAGTGCCTGTCCTATACATCGGAGTTTCTGAAAGTTGATACAGAGGTAACGGGCCATCCGATTGTCCGATTATGGGTATCCTCAACAGCGAATGACGGCGATTTCTACGTGTACCTCGAGGATATAGACGAGAAGGGAGAATCCTCCTATATTACCGAGGGCAAGCTGCGCGCCGGGTTTGCCAAACTCGTTCCCCAGGAAGAGATGCTACCTCCTGGCAAACGGTTGCCGGTGCTTCCCGAGCTACCCTATCACGGTTTCCGTGATACAGACTACAATGGAGGAATTTTCGCAGGCGGCAAGAAGGTAGAACTCGTCCTTGATCTGCAACCCACCTCCTGGGTATTCAAGAAGGGTCACAGAATGCGGGTCTCTATCGCATGTGCGGACTGGCCCACGTATGATCTGCACCCCGCGCTATCTCCAAAGAACGACCCGAAAGACCCGGAAAACATCATACCGGCCATAACCGTTTACCATGATGCCCAGCATCCTTCCCGTATTGAACTTCCTATAATACCGCCGGAAAGATGA
- a CDS encoding amidohydrolase family protein — translation MKPIVDVHCHVVGHEGMMSEAIRDAFARLLPVSFGLPTPDVLLEQMDKAGVQYAVLQAYDLQAAGLNIPNEFVAETIKKYPDRFICGYASIDPIKRGVKNAVAMLDEAYAMGLRGLKLHPVCMELFPNDKRIYPLYEKCIEYNIPVGYHIQPAPIPGLRLQFCNIVPIDELAHDLPELKIQICHFGRYPYPPDVFDLMCCMQSHANVWTDTSAPFPMTKEGILNTLRWVKQLGLTNKTMFGTDFPVQPQSWWVECVEQVGFTEEEKSHVMGENALRFVGRADLLAGS, via the coding sequence TGATGTCGGAAGCGATACGTGATGCTTTCGCAAGACTTCTGCCCGTCAGTTTCGGTCTCCCCACCCCTGACGTGCTGCTTGAACAGATGGACAAGGCCGGGGTCCAATATGCTGTTCTTCAGGCCTATGACCTGCAGGCGGCAGGCCTCAACATCCCTAACGAGTTTGTTGCCGAGACCATAAAAAAATATCCCGACCGGTTCATCTGCGGCTACGCAAGTATTGATCCCATTAAGAGGGGCGTTAAGAACGCAGTCGCCATGCTTGACGAGGCTTACGCCATGGGGCTGCGAGGCCTCAAGCTTCATCCTGTCTGCATGGAGCTCTTCCCGAACGACAAGAGAATCTATCCCCTTTACGAGAAGTGCATCGAGTACAACATCCCCGTTGGATACCACATACAGCCGGCTCCGATTCCCGGTTTGCGGCTTCAGTTCTGTAACATTGTGCCGATTGACGAATTAGCCCATGATCTACCTGAGCTGAAAATCCAAATCTGCCATTTTGGGAGATATCCCTATCCGCCTGATGTATTTGACCTCATGTGTTGTATGCAATCACATGCCAATGTTTGGACGGACACATCCGCTCCCTTCCCCATGACGAAAGAGGGGATTCTCAACACGCTTAGATGGGTAAAACAGCTTGGCCTTACCAATAAGACAATGTTCGGGACGGATTTCCCTGTCCAGCCACAGAGTTGGTGGGTAGAGTGCGTTGAGCAGGTTGGTTTCACAGAAGAAGAGAAATCCCACGTAATGGGCGAGAATGCATTGAGATTTGTAGGGAGAGCGGACTTGCTTGCCGGCAGTTAG